Proteins from a genomic interval of Rhodothermus marinus:
- the metE gene encoding 5-methyltetrahydropteroyltriglutamate--homocysteine S-methyltransferase translates to MIQATNLGFPRIGLARELKWAVEGYWAGQVSENELLETARRLRARHWQWQQEAGIDQIPSNDFSLYDHVLDTIALVGAVPERFGWQGDTVDLATYFAMARGVQEKELEARGLEGTGVPPLEMTKWFDTNYHYLVPEFHPEQTFRLAFTKPIDEYLEAKALGIETRPVLLGPVSFLLLGRATVAHFDPLTLLDRLLPVYAEVLCRLKAAGARYVQMDEPCLVRDLPPGARQAFQQAYAALSRPEHPALVLTTYFGGLEENLPLACSLPVAAVHLDLVRAPEQLEPALAHLPEDRILSLGLVDGRNVWRTDLDAAAAMLRRAVDALGRERVWIGPSCSLLHVPIDLDAESELDPEIRPWLAFARQKLEELVTLKRLINEGEAAVHDRLEAARRARQERLTSPRRIDPEVRRRLAALSPEMTRRGRPFAERYALQRARLKLPLLPTTTIGSFPQTDELRRKRAAFRRGELSRAAYEQFLEATIAETIARQEAIGLDVLVHGEPERSDMVEYFAEQLQGFLVTRNGWVQSYGTRCVRPPILYGDVARRGPMTVRWTTFAQRCTARPVKGILTGPVTILQWSFVRDDQPRADTCRQIALALRDEVADLEAAGIAVIQIDEPALREGLPLRRRERPAYLKWAVECFRLASCVVRDETQIHTHMCYADFEDILEAIAALDADVISIEAARSRMALLEAFRRFRYPNAIGPGVYDIHSPRVPSVEEIETLLERALEVIPAERLWVNPDCGLKTRRWAEVEPALRHMVEAARRLRARVTAEAM, encoded by the coding sequence ATGATCCAGGCAACGAATCTTGGTTTTCCCCGCATCGGGCTCGCGCGTGAACTGAAGTGGGCCGTCGAGGGCTACTGGGCCGGACAGGTCTCGGAAAACGAATTGCTGGAGACGGCACGCCGGCTCCGCGCCCGGCACTGGCAATGGCAACAGGAGGCCGGGATCGACCAGATTCCCTCAAACGACTTCTCGCTCTACGACCACGTGCTCGACACGATCGCGCTCGTGGGCGCCGTGCCCGAACGCTTCGGCTGGCAAGGCGATACCGTCGACCTGGCCACCTACTTTGCCATGGCCCGGGGCGTCCAGGAAAAAGAGCTGGAAGCCCGGGGACTGGAAGGCACCGGCGTGCCGCCGCTGGAAATGACGAAGTGGTTCGACACGAACTATCACTACCTGGTGCCTGAATTCCACCCGGAGCAGACCTTCCGGCTCGCTTTCACGAAACCCATCGACGAGTATCTGGAAGCAAAGGCACTGGGCATCGAAACGCGGCCGGTGTTGCTGGGACCGGTCTCGTTCCTGCTGCTGGGCCGGGCGACGGTGGCCCACTTCGACCCGCTGACGCTACTCGATCGTCTGCTGCCCGTTTATGCCGAGGTGCTGTGCCGCCTGAAGGCGGCCGGCGCCCGCTACGTGCAGATGGACGAGCCCTGTCTGGTGCGCGACCTGCCGCCCGGCGCTCGCCAGGCCTTCCAGCAGGCCTATGCGGCGCTGAGCCGGCCCGAACACCCGGCACTCGTGCTGACCACCTACTTCGGCGGCCTCGAGGAAAACCTGCCGTTGGCGTGCTCGCTGCCGGTGGCGGCCGTCCACCTCGACCTGGTGCGCGCGCCCGAGCAGCTCGAGCCGGCCCTGGCCCACCTGCCCGAAGACCGCATCCTCTCGCTGGGGCTGGTGGACGGCCGCAATGTCTGGCGCACCGATCTCGACGCGGCCGCCGCCATGCTGCGGCGGGCCGTCGACGCGCTCGGCCGCGAGCGGGTCTGGATCGGTCCCTCCTGCTCGCTGCTGCACGTGCCGATCGACCTGGACGCCGAATCCGAACTCGACCCGGAAATCCGTCCCTGGCTGGCCTTCGCCCGCCAGAAACTCGAGGAGCTGGTCACGCTCAAACGCCTGATCAACGAGGGCGAGGCGGCCGTACACGATCGGCTCGAAGCCGCCCGCCGGGCGCGCCAGGAACGTCTGACCTCCCCGCGTCGGATCGATCCGGAAGTGCGCCGGCGCCTGGCTGCGCTTTCGCCCGAGATGACCCGCCGGGGCCGTCCTTTTGCCGAGCGCTACGCGCTGCAGCGCGCGCGACTGAAGCTGCCCCTGCTGCCCACCACCACGATCGGGTCGTTTCCCCAGACCGACGAGCTGCGCCGGAAGCGTGCGGCTTTCCGGCGGGGCGAGCTGTCCCGCGCGGCCTACGAGCAGTTTCTGGAAGCCACCATCGCCGAAACGATCGCCCGCCAGGAGGCCATCGGGCTGGACGTGCTCGTGCACGGCGAGCCCGAACGCTCCGACATGGTGGAGTACTTCGCCGAGCAGCTTCAGGGCTTTCTGGTCACGCGCAACGGCTGGGTGCAGAGCTACGGCACGCGCTGCGTGCGCCCGCCCATTCTCTACGGCGACGTGGCGCGGCGCGGCCCCATGACCGTACGCTGGACTACCTTTGCGCAACGCTGCACCGCACGCCCGGTCAAAGGCATCCTGACCGGCCCCGTGACGATCCTGCAGTGGTCCTTCGTGCGCGACGACCAGCCCCGGGCCGACACCTGCCGCCAGATCGCGCTGGCACTCCGCGACGAGGTGGCCGACCTCGAAGCCGCCGGTATCGCCGTCATCCAGATCGACGAACCGGCCCTGCGCGAAGGGCTGCCGCTGCGTCGCCGCGAACGGCCTGCCTACCTCAAATGGGCCGTCGAATGCTTCCGCCTTGCCTCCTGCGTCGTGCGCGACGAGACCCAGATCCACACGCACATGTGCTATGCCGACTTCGAGGACATCCTGGAGGCCATTGCCGCGCTCGACGCCGACGTGATCTCCATCGAGGCGGCGCGCTCGCGCATGGCGTTGCTGGAGGCCTTCCGGCGCTTCCGCTACCCGAACGCCATCGGTCCCGGTGTGTACGACATCCACTCGCCGCGCGTGCCGTCGGTGGAAGAGATCGAGACGCTGCTGGAACGGGCGCTGGAGGTGATCCCGGCCGAGCGGTTGTGGGTCAACCCCGACTGTGGGCTCAAAACGCGCCGTTGGGCCGAAGTCGAGCCCGCCCTGCGCCACATGGTGGAAGCCGCCCGCCGCCTGCGCGCCCGCGTAACAGCGGAGGCTATGTGA
- a CDS encoding DUF433 domain-containing protein, with product MKPLDRITINPEICLGQPTIRGTRITVSTILKLLASGKTVQEVLEAYPELEAEDIYQALAYAAWHVSEQP from the coding sequence ATGAAACCACTGGATCGCATCACGATCAACCCGGAAATCTGTCTGGGTCAGCCCACCATCCGGGGAACGCGCATCACGGTCAGCACCATCCTGAAGCTGCTGGCCTCGGGTAAAACCGTACAGGAGGTGCTGGAAGCCTATCCGGAGCTGGAAGCCGAAGACATCTACCAGGCGCTTGCCTATGCGGCCTGGCATGTTTCGGAACAGCCATAA
- a CDS encoding ribonucleotide-diphosphate reductase subunit beta encodes MMELPAFGSRRIRVEDKRLINCHEVDVNQLMPIKYAWAWEHYLNGCKNHWMPSEIPMARDIELWRSDKLTDDERLVILRNLGFFATAESLVGNNIVLAIFRHVTNPECRQYLLRQAFEEAIHTHAFLYIVESLGLDEGEVFNMYREIPAVARKDEFEMELTREVLRPDFTTATVEGAQAFLKNLIGYYVIMEGIFFYSGFAMILSFHRQNKMTGIGEQFQYILRDETIHLNFGIDLINGIKAENPELWTPEFQREVQQLIEEAVELEVAYAYDCLPRGVLGLTAPMFREYVQYIADRRLERIGLKARYGSKNPFPWMSETIDLLKEKNFFETRVTEYQQAAALSWDE; translated from the coding sequence ATGATGGAGCTTCCCGCTTTCGGATCGCGCCGCATCCGCGTCGAAGACAAGCGCCTGATCAACTGCCACGAGGTGGACGTCAACCAGCTCATGCCCATCAAGTATGCCTGGGCCTGGGAGCACTACCTCAACGGCTGCAAAAACCACTGGATGCCCAGCGAAATCCCCATGGCCCGCGACATCGAGCTGTGGCGCTCCGATAAGCTGACCGACGACGAACGGCTGGTCATCCTGCGCAACCTGGGCTTTTTCGCCACGGCCGAAAGCCTGGTGGGCAACAACATCGTGCTGGCCATCTTTCGCCACGTCACGAACCCGGAGTGCCGCCAGTACCTGCTCCGCCAGGCCTTCGAGGAAGCCATCCACACGCACGCCTTCCTCTACATCGTCGAAAGCCTGGGCCTCGACGAGGGCGAAGTCTTCAACATGTACCGCGAAATCCCGGCCGTGGCCCGCAAGGACGAATTCGAAATGGAGCTGACGCGCGAAGTGCTGCGGCCCGACTTCACCACGGCCACCGTCGAAGGCGCTCAGGCCTTTCTGAAAAACCTGATCGGCTACTACGTGATCATGGAGGGGATCTTCTTCTACAGCGGCTTCGCGATGATCCTCTCCTTCCACCGCCAGAACAAGATGACCGGCATCGGCGAGCAGTTTCAGTACATCCTGCGCGACGAGACGATCCATCTGAACTTCGGGATCGACCTGATCAACGGTATCAAGGCCGAAAATCCCGAACTGTGGACGCCCGAGTTTCAGCGCGAGGTGCAGCAGCTCATCGAAGAGGCCGTCGAGCTGGAAGTGGCCTACGCCTACGACTGCCTGCCGCGCGGCGTGCTGGGCCTGACGGCGCCCATGTTCCGGGAGTACGTCCAGTACATCGCCGACCGACGTCTGGAGCGCATCGGTCTGAAAGCCCGCTACGGCTCGAAAAACCCGTTCCCCTGGATGAGCGAAACGATCGACCTGCTCAAGGAAAAGAACTTTTTCGAGACGCGGGTCACCGAATACCAGCAGGCCGCTGCACTCTCGTGGGATGAATGA